One segment of Castanea sativa cultivar Marrone di Chiusa Pesio chromosome 3, ASM4071231v1 DNA contains the following:
- the LOC142627814 gene encoding heavy metal-associated isoprenylated plant protein 2 produces the protein MKKIVIKVNINCQICKTEVLKAVTKLTGIDKVSVDGEKGMLTIVGDVDPVLVVRNLKKIGKVPEIISVGPPKPPEYCEEFKFRECRPCPPSCRECQLIFTSYPYNDGRTCSIL, from the exons ATGAAG AAAATCGTGATAAAAGTCAACATTAACTGTCAGATTTGCAAGACCGAAGTACTGAAAGCTGTTACCAAGCTTACAG GTATAGATAAAGTATCCGTGGATGGAGAGAAGGGAATGTTAACTATTGTAGGAGATGTTGATCCAGTGTTGGTTGTAAGGAATCTCAAGAAGATTGGAAAGGTACCGGAGATCATCAGTGTTGGACCGCCAAAGCCTCCTGAATATTGCGAAGAGTTCAAGTTTCGTGAATGTCGTCCTTGCCCTCCATCCTGTAGGGAGTGTCAGCTCATTTTCACTAGCTATCCTTACAATGATGGCAGAACGTGCTCCATCTTATGA